In one Janibacter cremeus genomic region, the following are encoded:
- a CDS encoding MaoC family dehydratase, with product MTQTAQYRPTSVQDLKDLVGVELGPTEWHVVDQAAIDGFADLTGDHQWIHVDPARAADSPFGSTIAHGLYSLSRTPAFFEELMAFDGFTHSLNYGYDRIRFLHPLPVDSRIRMRAEVTSVEETAPGQVNVVTKLTVEADGIDKPILIANSIGRFSV from the coding sequence GTGACCCAGACCGCGCAGTACCGCCCGACCTCCGTGCAGGACCTCAAGGACCTCGTCGGCGTCGAGCTCGGCCCCACCGAGTGGCACGTCGTCGACCAGGCCGCGATCGACGGCTTCGCCGACCTCACCGGGGACCACCAGTGGATCCACGTGGACCCAGCGCGGGCCGCGGACTCCCCCTTCGGCTCGACGATCGCGCACGGCCTGTACAGCCTGTCGCGCACGCCGGCCTTCTTCGAGGAGCTGATGGCGTTCGACGGCTTCACGCACAGCCTCAACTACGGCTACGACCGGATCCGCTTCCTCCACCCGTTGCCGGTGGACTCGCGCATCCGGATGCGCGCGGAGGTGACCTCGGTCGAGGAGACCGCCCCCGGCCAGGTCAACGTCGTCACCAAGCTGACCGTCGAGGCGGACGGCATCGACAAGCCGATCCTCATCGCCAACTCGATCGGTCGCTTCAGCGTCTGA
- a CDS encoding SDR family oxidoreductase, with translation MTTDQQRVAVVTGAARGIGAGVARRLAADGMAVAVLDLDESACVPVVDDITAAGGRALAVGADVSDPEQVEAAVRRVAEELGAPTVLVNNAGIIRDNLLFRMSVEDWDSVMAVHLRGAFLMSRACQAHMTQAKYGRIINLSSTSAQGNRGQVNYSAAKAGMQGFTKTLAIELGKFGVTANAIAPGFIETEMTAETAARIGISFDDLKANASAQAAVARTGTPEDIAHAASFFASEGAGFTTGQVLYVAGGPCD, from the coding sequence ATGACCACTGACCAGCAGCGCGTCGCCGTCGTCACCGGCGCGGCACGGGGCATCGGAGCCGGCGTCGCCCGCCGTCTCGCCGCGGACGGGATGGCCGTCGCCGTCCTCGACCTCGACGAGTCGGCCTGCGTGCCCGTCGTCGACGACATCACCGCCGCCGGGGGCCGGGCCCTCGCCGTGGGCGCGGACGTCTCCGACCCGGAGCAGGTCGAGGCCGCGGTGCGCCGCGTCGCCGAGGAGCTCGGGGCCCCCACGGTCCTGGTCAACAACGCCGGCATCATCCGCGACAACCTGCTGTTCAGGATGAGCGTCGAGGACTGGGACTCCGTCATGGCGGTGCACCTGCGCGGCGCCTTCCTCATGAGCAGGGCCTGCCAGGCCCACATGACCCAGGCGAAGTACGGCCGGATCATCAACCTCTCGTCCACGTCCGCCCAGGGCAACCGTGGGCAGGTCAACTACTCCGCGGCCAAGGCCGGCATGCAGGGCTTCACCAAGACCCTGGCCATCGAGCTCGGGAAGTTCGGGGTCACCGCGAACGCGATCGCCCCCGGGTTCATCGAGACCGAGATGACCGCGGAGACCGCGGCCCGGATCGGCATCAGCTTCGACGACCTCAAGGCCAACGCCTCGGCGCAGGCCGCGGTCGCCCGCACCGGCACCCCGGAGGACATCGCCCACGCCGCCTCCTTCTTCGCCAGCGAGGGCGCCGGCTTCACCACCGGTCAGGTCCTCTACGTCGCCGGCGGGCCCTGCGACTGA
- a CDS encoding SDR family oxidoreductase has product MAPAMQIKDTVAVVTGAAGGIGAALAEALLAGGARVVVSDVDEQRLAGTAERLGAVAVAGDASSDADIAAMIAAAEEHFGPVDLFFANAGVGDGSGLAADDEQWQRALDVNLLAHVRAARQLVPGWVERGRGYFVSTASAAGLLTQIGSATYSASKHGAVGFAEWLAVTYGDDGVGVSCLCPMGVDTDMLRSGMTSAGGEGGKVAAAAVTGAGEVLAPGDVAEQVLRAVEEGTFLITPHADVREFLRRKVDDHDRWIRGMQRYQRQLKENS; this is encoded by the coding sequence ATGGCGCCCGCGATGCAGATCAAGGACACCGTCGCCGTCGTCACCGGAGCGGCCGGGGGCATCGGCGCGGCGCTGGCCGAGGCCCTCCTGGCGGGTGGCGCCCGGGTCGTCGTCTCGGACGTCGACGAGCAGCGGCTCGCCGGGACGGCCGAGCGGCTGGGGGCGGTCGCCGTCGCAGGTGATGCCTCCAGCGACGCGGACATCGCCGCGATGATCGCGGCTGCCGAGGAGCACTTCGGCCCGGTCGACCTCTTCTTCGCCAATGCCGGTGTCGGCGACGGCTCCGGCCTGGCGGCGGACGACGAGCAGTGGCAGCGGGCGCTCGACGTCAACCTCCTCGCCCACGTGCGCGCCGCCCGTCAGCTCGTGCCCGGCTGGGTCGAGCGGGGGAGGGGCTACTTCGTCTCCACCGCCTCGGCCGCCGGGCTGCTCACGCAGATCGGCTCGGCCACCTACTCGGCGTCCAAGCACGGCGCCGTCGGTTTCGCCGAGTGGCTCGCGGTGACCTACGGCGACGACGGCGTCGGGGTCAGCTGCCTGTGCCCGATGGGGGTCGACACCGACATGCTCCGGTCCGGGATGACCTCGGCGGGTGGCGAAGGGGGGAAGGTCGCCGCCGCGGCGGTGACCGGCGCCGGTGAGGTGCTCGCCCCCGGTGACGTGGCCGAGCAGGTCCTCCGGGCCGTCGAGGAGGGCACCTTCCTCATCACCCCGCACGCCGACGTCCGCGAGTTCCTCCGGCGCAAGGTCGACGACCACGACCGGTGGATCCGCGGGATGCAGCGTTACCAGCGACAGCTGAAGGAGAACTCGTGA
- a CDS encoding AMP-binding protein: protein MDNAVRLVWSWAEQTPDALALREGDRSWTYAQLREGVRGAMAELAARGVGSGDRVLVVLPTSAEFVLTYHAVLALGATAVTVNPLCTERELGHFVDDAGCSFALGWQEDAAAVTATAESAGIPLWLLGPGGVTPGGDVEPARVASDDAAVLLYTSGTTGAPKGAVLTHGNLLACGAALAEALDQTSDDRMGTALPLFHVFGQAAVMLTCFTIGASLSLQRPFDPAALLRMAADQRLTGLAGVPTMWNAMLHAETDVTAEDLADLRLACSGGAALPLEVSKAFKDRFGALVLDGYGLSETAGASTFNRAKHPRKEMSVGRALPGSKLAIFDEDRNPLAPGEVGEVAISGPFVMREYWNRPEATEAVRHGEWFLTGDIGRMDEDGDLWIVDRKKDLVIRGGYNVYPREIEEVLYGHPDIREVAVVGVPDARLGEEIAAVVSPQPGAHVDPAELRAWLEERVAAYKVPRIYQLVEELPKGATGKILKRGLDRESIVASGDRPSRADTSTH, encoded by the coding sequence ATGGACAACGCCGTCCGCCTGGTCTGGAGCTGGGCCGAGCAGACCCCCGATGCCCTCGCCCTGCGCGAGGGGGACCGGTCGTGGACCTACGCGCAGCTGCGTGAAGGGGTCCGCGGCGCCATGGCCGAGCTGGCCGCGCGCGGCGTGGGCAGCGGTGACCGGGTGCTCGTCGTCCTCCCGACGAGTGCCGAGTTCGTCCTGACCTACCACGCGGTGCTCGCCCTCGGCGCGACCGCAGTGACCGTCAACCCGCTGTGCACAGAGCGGGAGCTGGGCCACTTCGTCGACGATGCCGGGTGCTCCTTCGCCCTGGGCTGGCAGGAGGACGCCGCCGCGGTCACGGCCACCGCCGAGTCCGCCGGCATCCCGCTGTGGCTGCTCGGGCCGGGCGGCGTCACGCCCGGTGGGGACGTCGAGCCCGCCCGCGTCGCGAGCGACGACGCCGCGGTGCTGCTCTACACCTCGGGCACGACCGGCGCGCCCAAGGGGGCCGTGCTGACCCACGGCAACCTCCTGGCCTGCGGTGCGGCGCTGGCCGAGGCGCTCGACCAGACGTCCGATGACCGGATGGGTACCGCCCTTCCGCTCTTCCACGTCTTCGGCCAGGCGGCGGTGATGCTGACCTGCTTCACCATCGGCGCCTCGCTCTCCCTGCAGCGCCCCTTCGACCCCGCGGCGTTGCTGCGGATGGCGGCGGACCAGCGGCTGACCGGGCTCGCGGGCGTACCGACGATGTGGAACGCGATGCTCCACGCCGAGACGGACGTGACCGCGGAGGACCTCGCCGACCTGCGGCTGGCCTGCTCGGGCGGCGCCGCGCTGCCCCTCGAGGTCTCCAAGGCCTTCAAGGACCGGTTCGGGGCGCTCGTCCTCGACGGCTACGGCCTGAGCGAGACGGCGGGCGCCTCGACGTTCAACCGTGCGAAGCACCCGCGCAAGGAGATGAGCGTCGGTCGGGCCCTCCCGGGCAGCAAGCTCGCCATCTTCGACGAGGACCGGAACCCGCTGGCGCCGGGCGAGGTCGGCGAGGTCGCGATCAGCGGACCCTTCGTCATGCGCGAGTACTGGAACCGACCCGAGGCGACCGAGGCGGTACGGCACGGTGAGTGGTTCCTCACCGGCGACATCGGTCGGATGGACGAGGACGGCGACCTGTGGATCGTCGACCGCAAGAAGGACCTGGTCATCCGTGGCGGGTACAACGTCTACCCGCGCGAGATCGAGGAGGTCCTCTACGGGCACCCGGACATCCGCGAGGTGGCCGTCGTCGGGGTGCCCGACGCGCGGCTCGGTGAGGAGATCGCCGCGGTGGTCTCGCCGCAGCCGGGCGCCCACGTCGACCCCGCCGAGCTGCGTGCCTGGCTCGAGGAGCGGGTCGCGGCCTACAAGGTCCCGCGCATCTACCAGCTCGTCGAGGAGCTGCCGAAGGGCGCGACCGGCAAGATCCTCAAGCGCGGGTTGGACCGGGAGTCCATCGTCGCCTCCGGTGACCGCCCGTCCCGGGCCGACACCTCCACCCACTGA
- a CDS encoding acyl-CoA dehydrogenase family protein, with product MDFAPDTRTLELREQLTAFMDEHVYPIEATYQEQLDDAPDRWSPPPVIEPAKEAARSQGLWNLFLPGEEGAGLTNLQYAPLCEVLGRSLHIAPVATNCAAPDTGNMEVLHMFGTPEQKEQWLRPLLDGEIRSAFAMTEPRVASSDATNIETSIVRDGDEYVINGRKWYISGAMNPNAKVLIVMGKTDPSADRHRQQSMILVPRDTPGVDVRRGMKVFGYDDRDHGGHAEIDFTDVRVPVGNLIGEEGSGFAIAQARLGPGRIHHCMRLIGIAERSLELMVARASERVAFGKALSEQGVVRDWIAESRVRIEQLRLLTLKAAWLMDTVGNKGAHTEIQAIKIAAPSTVEWILDKAVQVHGAGGLSQDFPVAEWYAQVRTLRFADGPDEVHKNALARHEIRRLSTHA from the coding sequence GTGGACTTCGCACCGGACACCCGGACCCTCGAGCTGCGCGAGCAGCTCACCGCCTTCATGGACGAGCACGTCTACCCGATCGAGGCGACCTACCAGGAGCAGCTCGACGACGCACCCGACCGGTGGTCACCGCCACCGGTCATCGAGCCGGCCAAGGAGGCCGCCCGCAGCCAGGGACTGTGGAACCTCTTCCTCCCCGGGGAGGAGGGCGCCGGTCTGACCAATCTCCAGTACGCGCCCCTGTGCGAGGTCCTCGGGCGCAGCCTGCACATCGCCCCCGTCGCCACGAACTGCGCAGCACCGGACACCGGCAACATGGAGGTGCTGCACATGTTCGGCACCCCGGAGCAGAAGGAGCAGTGGCTGCGGCCCCTCCTCGACGGCGAGATCCGCTCGGCCTTCGCCATGACCGAGCCGCGGGTGGCCAGCTCCGACGCCACCAACATCGAGACCTCGATCGTGCGCGACGGCGACGAGTACGTCATCAACGGCCGCAAGTGGTACATCTCCGGCGCGATGAATCCCAACGCCAAGGTCCTCATCGTCATGGGCAAGACCGACCCGTCCGCGGACCGGCACCGCCAGCAGTCGATGATCCTCGTGCCGCGGGACACCCCCGGTGTCGACGTGCGTCGCGGCATGAAGGTCTTCGGCTACGACGACCGCGACCACGGCGGGCACGCGGAGATCGACTTCACCGACGTGCGCGTCCCCGTGGGCAACCTCATCGGCGAGGAGGGCAGCGGCTTCGCCATCGCCCAGGCCCGCCTCGGCCCGGGGCGCATCCACCACTGCATGCGCCTGATCGGCATCGCCGAGCGGTCCCTCGAGCTGATGGTCGCGCGTGCGTCCGAGCGCGTGGCCTTCGGCAAGGCACTGTCCGAGCAGGGTGTCGTCCGTGACTGGATCGCCGAGTCCCGGGTGCGCATCGAGCAGCTGCGGCTGCTCACCCTCAAGGCGGCCTGGCTCATGGACACCGTGGGCAACAAGGGCGCCCACACCGAGATCCAGGCGATCAAGATCGCCGCGCCGAGCACCGTGGAGTGGATCCTCGACAAGGCCGTCCAGGTGCACGGGGCCGGTGGCCTCAGCCAGGACTTCCCGGTCGCGGAGTGGTACGCCCAGGTGCGCACCCTGCGCTTCGCCGACGGACCCGACGAGGTCCACAAGAATGCCCTTGCCCGACACGAGATCCGGAGGTTGAGCACACATGCCTGA
- a CDS encoding acyl-CoA dehydrogenase family protein, with protein MPDQQQSPDLRQRVDELLASHDPATTEPSEFLGARFDAGLAWVHFPEGKGGLGLSRGRQEEVDALLEEAGAPGPDLGRNSIGLGMAAPTMVAFGTEEMQQRYLRPLFTCTDIWCQLFSEPGAGSDLAAVATRAVPDGDEWVVDGQKVWTSGAHNADFAILVARTDTSVPKHAGLTYFIVDMTDPGIEIRPLRQITGEAEFNEVFLSGVRIHDRNRVGAVGEGWKVATTTLNNERVAIGAGNDREAGQIGLVAERWRRDPSVRTAGNHTELMQWWVETEVTRLAGERLRQGLEAGQPGPESSAMKLAFAHQAQQVTGFALELAPEEGLTYHDWTMVRPEGGSFLGHGPGFRYLRAKGNSIEGGTSEIMRNIVAERVLGLPPEHRPDKGIPFKDVPR; from the coding sequence ATGCCTGATCAGCAGCAGAGTCCTGATCTGCGGCAGCGGGTCGACGAGCTCCTTGCGAGCCACGACCCCGCGACCACCGAGCCGAGCGAGTTCCTCGGCGCCCGATTCGACGCCGGCCTCGCCTGGGTCCACTTCCCGGAGGGGAAGGGGGGACTCGGCCTGTCCCGTGGACGCCAGGAGGAGGTCGACGCCCTCCTCGAGGAGGCGGGCGCCCCGGGGCCGGACCTCGGCCGCAACAGCATCGGTCTCGGCATGGCCGCACCGACGATGGTGGCCTTCGGCACCGAGGAGATGCAGCAGCGTTACCTGCGGCCGCTGTTCACCTGCACCGACATCTGGTGCCAGCTCTTCAGCGAGCCCGGCGCCGGCTCCGACCTGGCGGCCGTCGCGACCCGCGCCGTCCCCGACGGCGACGAGTGGGTCGTCGACGGGCAGAAGGTGTGGACCTCCGGGGCGCACAACGCCGACTTCGCCATCCTCGTGGCCCGTACCGACACCTCGGTCCCCAAGCACGCCGGCCTGACCTACTTCATCGTCGACATGACCGACCCCGGGATCGAGATCCGCCCCCTTCGCCAGATCACGGGCGAGGCCGAGTTCAACGAGGTCTTCCTCTCCGGGGTGCGCATCCACGACCGCAACCGGGTCGGGGCCGTCGGTGAGGGGTGGAAGGTCGCGACGACGACGCTGAACAACGAGCGCGTCGCCATCGGCGCCGGCAACGACCGCGAGGCCGGGCAGATCGGTCTGGTGGCCGAGCGCTGGCGCCGCGACCCCTCCGTGCGCACCGCCGGCAACCACACCGAGCTGATGCAGTGGTGGGTCGAGACGGAGGTGACCCGCCTGGCCGGGGAGCGCCTGCGCCAGGGCCTCGAGGCCGGCCAGCCCGGCCCGGAGAGCTCGGCGATGAAGCTTGCCTTCGCCCACCAGGCGCAGCAGGTGACCGGGTTCGCCCTCGAGCTCGCGCCCGAGGAGGGGCTGACCTACCACGACTGGACCATGGTGCGCCCCGAGGGCGGCTCCTTCCTCGGCCACGGCCCCGGCTTCCGCTACCTGCGGGCCAAGGGCAACTCCATCGAGGGCGGCACCAGCGAGATCATGCGCAACATCGTCGCCGAGCGCGTGCTCGGCCTCCCCCCGGAACACCGCCCCGACAAGGGCATCCCCTTCAAGGACGTGCCGCGATGA
- a CDS encoding acyl-CoA dehydrogenase family protein produces the protein MTDLLYTDVEESLRSSVRSTLQRSLDEGLAARLYDEPGTDVSAVWQALAGQIGLAGLLVPESLGGVGAGPREAAVVLEELGRTVAPTPFLTSAVIATTALLAAGDETHLPALAAGERTAALVLPWTARRGAWSPVQGSAEPVAGALTADLFVVPTTGEGGVTSLRAYEPGDVELEAITSLDMTRPLARVTVRGEGSEIASGQAAEAAVDAALAAGAALLPSEQLGLAQWCLETTVEYAKTRVQFARPIGSFQAIKHRLADLYLLLVNTQAAARYAAGTLADDDPDQHVAQALAQAFCGDAAVRAAEEALQLHGGIGMTWEHPVHTRLKRAKSDQLALGTPERHRADLAGLVDLPAH, from the coding sequence ATGACCGATCTGCTCTACACCGACGTCGAGGAGTCCCTGCGATCCAGCGTCCGGTCCACCCTCCAGCGCTCCCTCGACGAGGGGCTGGCCGCGCGCCTGTACGACGAGCCGGGCACCGACGTCAGCGCGGTCTGGCAGGCGCTCGCCGGCCAGATCGGCCTGGCCGGTCTGCTCGTGCCCGAGTCGCTCGGCGGCGTCGGCGCCGGCCCGCGCGAGGCGGCCGTCGTCCTCGAGGAGCTCGGTCGCACCGTCGCGCCGACGCCGTTCCTCACCAGCGCCGTCATCGCCACCACCGCGCTGCTGGCGGCCGGTGACGAGACGCACCTGCCCGCGCTGGCCGCCGGTGAGCGCACCGCCGCGCTCGTCCTGCCGTGGACGGCGCGTCGCGGCGCGTGGTCGCCCGTGCAGGGGAGCGCCGAGCCGGTCGCCGGTGCGTTGACCGCGGATCTTTTCGTCGTGCCGACCACGGGCGAAGGGGGAGTGACCTCCCTTCGCGCGTACGAGCCGGGTGACGTCGAGCTGGAGGCGATCACCTCGCTCGACATGACCCGCCCGCTCGCCCGCGTCACCGTGCGCGGCGAGGGGAGCGAGATCGCCTCCGGGCAGGCGGCCGAGGCCGCGGTCGACGCAGCCCTGGCCGCCGGTGCCGCGCTGCTGCCCTCCGAGCAGCTCGGCCTGGCCCAGTGGTGCCTCGAGACGACCGTGGAGTACGCGAAGACGCGCGTGCAGTTCGCGCGGCCGATCGGCTCCTTCCAGGCGATCAAGCACCGCCTGGCCGACCTCTACCTGCTCCTCGTCAACACCCAGGCCGCCGCCCGGTACGCCGCCGGGACCCTCGCCGACGACGACCCCGACCAGCACGTGGCCCAGGCGCTCGCCCAGGCCTTCTGCGGCGACGCCGCGGTGCGCGCCGCGGAGGAGGCCCTGCAGCTGCACGGGGGGATCGGCATGACGTGGGAGCACCCGGTGCACACTCGACTCAAGCGGGCCAAGTCCGACCAGCTCGCCCTCGGCACCCCGGAGCGGCACCGCGCCGACCTCGCCGGGCTCGTCGACCTCCCCGCCCACTGA
- a CDS encoding acetyl-CoA C-acyltransferase, whose product MREAVIVSTARTPIGRAYRGAFNDTQAQELIGHAVRHAVERSGVECGQIEDVIIGAALQQGSTAMNIGRQAALRAGLPVTVAGMSVDRQCASGLMAIATAAKQVVLDGQQVAVGGGVDSISLVQNEHMNTYRAQDPWLVEHVPATYMSMLETAEVVAKRYGVSREQQDEYALQSQQRTAAAQESGAFDDEIVPLPSTKLTKDKTTGEVGSEQVTLAKDEGNRPGTAIEDLAKLNPVLAKDGTEGFSITAGNASQLSDGASAAVVMEAEEAARRGLTPLGAFRGMAVAGVEPDEMGIGPVRAVPKLLKQHGLTVDDIDLWELNEAFAVQALYCRDHLGIDPAKYNVNGGAISVGHPYGMSGARMAGHVLIEGRRRGARYGVVTMCVGGGMGAAGLFEIF is encoded by the coding sequence ATGCGCGAAGCAGTCATCGTCTCCACCGCCCGCACCCCGATCGGGCGCGCCTACCGCGGCGCCTTCAACGACACCCAGGCCCAGGAGCTCATCGGGCACGCCGTCCGCCACGCCGTCGAGCGCTCCGGCGTCGAGTGCGGCCAGATCGAGGACGTCATCATCGGCGCCGCGCTCCAGCAGGGCTCGACGGCCATGAACATCGGCCGGCAGGCCGCGCTGCGGGCCGGGCTGCCCGTCACCGTCGCGGGCATGTCCGTGGACCGGCAGTGCGCGAGCGGCCTCATGGCCATCGCCACCGCCGCCAAGCAGGTCGTCCTCGACGGCCAGCAGGTCGCCGTCGGCGGCGGCGTCGACTCAATCTCGCTCGTGCAGAACGAGCACATGAACACCTACCGCGCCCAGGACCCGTGGCTCGTCGAGCACGTGCCCGCGACCTACATGTCGATGCTCGAGACCGCGGAGGTGGTCGCCAAGCGCTACGGCGTCTCCCGCGAGCAGCAGGACGAGTACGCGCTGCAGTCCCAGCAGCGGACCGCCGCGGCCCAGGAGTCCGGGGCCTTCGACGACGAGATCGTGCCGCTGCCGTCGACGAAGCTGACCAAGGACAAGACGACCGGCGAGGTCGGCTCGGAGCAGGTCACGCTCGCCAAGGACGAGGGCAACCGCCCCGGGACGGCGATCGAGGACCTCGCCAAGCTGAACCCGGTGCTGGCCAAGGACGGCACCGAGGGCTTCTCGATCACCGCCGGCAACGCCTCCCAGCTGTCCGACGGTGCGTCCGCGGCCGTGGTCATGGAGGCGGAGGAGGCCGCGCGCCGCGGCCTGACCCCGCTCGGCGCCTTCCGCGGGATGGCCGTCGCCGGGGTGGAGCCCGACGAGATGGGCATCGGTCCGGTCCGCGCCGTGCCGAAGCTGCTCAAGCAGCACGGCCTGACCGTCGACGACATCGACCTGTGGGAGCTCAACGAGGCCTTCGCCGTCCAGGCGCTCTACTGCCGTGACCACCTGGGCATCGACCCGGCGAAGTACAACGTCAACGGGGGCGCGATCTCCGTCGGCCACCCCTACGGGATGAGCGGCGCGCGGATGGCCGGCCACGTCCTCATCGAGG